Genomic segment of Desulforegula conservatrix Mb1Pa:
ATTTGAATAATTTGTTTTAAATGTGGGGCTGTGTGGACTCTACGCTCACTTGACTTTTTAAGCTACCTGGGCGATAACATGATCAATCTGAGTAATAATTCTTATACCTTTCAGATAGCTGCTGAATGCTTAGCCATTACTATATCTGATTTTTTGACAGTCCATGAGCAAACAATGTCATTGCAGGAATCTTTATTAATTCATCCAGACGCAAAAGGTCATAGCCATGTATGAAATAAAGGCAGATCAAATAAAAAACAGGCTGTATATTACGCTAACTGGAATCATCAGCGCGGATGAAGTCAAATCCATTTCAGAGTCAATAAAAAACGAAATAGAAGGTTTACAGGCCGATTTTGCCTGTATTGCCGATCTAACCAAATTCAAAATAAAACCAGAGAATGCTGAGTGGCTGCTGGGCATCCAGGACCTGCTCTCTAAAGCTGGAATGTCACAGATGATCAGAATCGGCGATCCTATGTACAGAGAGCTTCTGGAAAAAAGCAGCAAAAAAGCAGGCTATTCAGGCAAGCTGGTTTATGATCTTGAGACAGCCATAAGAATCGTTGAGCAGCGGGATTGATTTTTTTTGAGAGTCTTTGGAATTGGGAAACGGTTAGAAAATGATGGCAATCTGCAAGGTAAAGGTGAAGAATGGACGACATCGATAGAATAAAAAATCTCAGCATGGAAGCAAACGTCCAGGTTAATATCGAGCTTGGAACGAAACTGCTGCTGGAATTGGAAGACGTCAATATTCCGATAAACAGTCTATTTGTAGGCCTTAAAGCAAACGAATACTTTATCGCTTCCCAGCCATCTAATTATTCGATGATCAAGCATAAGCTTTTTCCTGGTAACCCCATGGTTATCAAATATCTTCACAATGGTACAGTATACGCTTTTCCAACAAAGATAATAGACATCATCGACAAACCTGTGCAGATGGTGCTTTTCGTATACCCCAAATTTTTGCAGAGCCAGACCATCCGTTCGTACCGCAGGAACGATTGTCTTATTCCTGCCAAGGTCATTGTCAGTAGTATTGAAAGACATGGGATAATAAAGGATTTGAGCGAGGAAGGCTGCGGGTGCAGCTTTAAATATCAGCTTAATTCCAAGGTAAAGCTGAGGACAGGAAGCACAATAACCCTTTATTGCCAGTTTCCTGGAAGGGAAGGGGATGTCGAGCTGACAGGCTCAATTCAGAATCTTAGAAAAGAAGGCTCAAGTGAGATTGTCGGCCTGAGATTTGAGAATCTTTCAGAACAGTCCAGCGCCATCATTTATGATTATCTTGTCTTTTTATCAGCCCAGCAGGCCTGATGATAAGTCGGCATAGTATTTTTATTAATAATAACAGTCTTTTTTATGCATATTATTCATGACTCTGAAAAGTTTTTACTGAGTTTTTTTCAAAAAGCGCCCCCCTATAAAGTTCTGTTTATAGCCCCGATACTCTCCTCCAGCTTCTTTGCAGATATCTTGAATTTTGTTCCTATTTCAGGAGTGAATACCGATATCTTGAATTCTTCAAGTAGCCAGACAAAATCCTCAACTAGTCTTCTTTTTTCAGGTGATGCCGACGATGTGAGACTGCTTATGACTTCATCAAGTTTTTTCTCGAAAACAGCCACCTGGGCGCCTTTCTGTCTGTCTTTTTCAAGGCTTGTAGCTGCACGCTCGCTCCTCAAAATGCATGATCTGAGAAGTCTTGTCAGATTTTCCATAGTGGAATCATCATAGATAGTAAGAAATCTTTCAGGAACTATTCTGGCTATTTCACGTCTTCTCTCTTCAATGAATTCCAGAAAAAGAGCGCGGTTACTGTTTTTTTGGGCCATTTGAGCAAGTTTGGTCGATGCGTCCGAATAAGCGTTTATCACTGACATTGCTTTTTCGACAATGATGCGTGATTCTGCAAAAAGATTCTGGGCTGATTTTTCCGCAATTGCCTCGAATTCGTCCCTTTTCCTGATGTTTTTTTCAAACAGTTTTTTTGTTAGGGCTTCTATCACAAGGTTTTCTATCTTGGCAGCTCCGCAGAAGTATCTTGACGATTCTATGTCCTGCCTTGAAATGCGCATGTCTTTTTTAAGATTTTTTAGCTCCTTGGAAAAAATCCTTGAGAAAAGAGCCGAAACTCCGGCCTTGTGTTCAAATACCGCATCATTTGAAGTTTTGAAAAGTCTGAGGGCTATGTTTTCTTCTTCGATGCAAAGGGCGGGGTAAGCATATTCCTTTATTCCATTTTTCTCGCCTATGATTATGAAATCAGGTAATTCATCAAAGCTCCATTCTATGATATCATCCTTTTCATATTTTTTTCTGGCTTTAGAGAAAAAATCCGAGTCTTCACCAGGAATGGGAGCTTCGATCAATACCTTTTTGCCGCGGCCCGAAGCTGCTTCCTCGCCTTCTGATTCAATGACTATCCTCATGTTGAGGTGATCAGGAATATTTGATTCAGACCATGCCTCAGTCGGGATGTTTATCCCGAATTTTTTATATATGAATTCACCAAGGCGTGCAAAAAAGCTGCCCTCGGTATCTATTTCAGCAGCAATTATTTCTGCGGCCTTGGAAAGAGGGGACAGCTTCACCCTGTAATCCTTGGACAGATTTTTAAGAATATGAAGAATTCTCTCTTCAAGAAGGCCTGGAACAAGCCAGTCGATTCTGTCCGCGTTTATCCTGTGAGCTACAGTCGAAGGAATTTTTATTGTCACTCCGTCGTCGTCCGATCCCGGGCTGAATCTGTATTCGCATTTTAGCGGAACTCCGCTGATCTCTATGCTGTCCGGATAAGCAGTGGCAACTTCATCCTCGGGCCAGTATCTTATTAGCTTTTCCTTTGTAATTTTTAAAAAATCGTTGCCTTTCTGACGTATTATTTTTGAAAGGGTTCTTGTATCAAATATCGGAAGGCCAAGTTCCTGCAAGCTATCCTTGTAGTATTTGTATATGGCTTCTTCGCCGGCGAGTATGTCTCTTCTCCTGAGCTTGTCCTCCATGTTTCTGATGGAATCTATCAGGTCCCTGTTATGTTCCATGAAAGGGAAGGGCGTTGCTATTTCTTCCTGAACCAGACAGCTTCTTAGGAATATTTCAGATGCTTCCGAAGGGTTGATTCTGGCATAATTAATTCTGCGTCTCGCTTCAAGGACAAGGCCGTAAAGGGTTATTTTTTCGTATGCCGTGACTTCTCCGCGCTCTTTGTTCCAGTGCGGCTCAAATGTTTCTGTTTTGCAAAGATGGCTGCCGATTTCCATGATCCAGGAAGCGTCAACGTTTGCGACGCACCTTGAGTACAATTTTGATGTTTCCACAAGTTCGGCCGAAGTGATCCAGTCACCGCCTTTTCCAAAAACTCCGGATCCGGGAAAGATCATTACTTCCTTGCCCCTGGCCGATCTGTAGAAATTTTTTTCTTTTTTCTGGGCAATGTTTGAAATCGTTCCGCTCAGGATTGCCTTGTGAAGCGCTGTGTAAAGAGGACTGAATTTTTCTGTTTTTGCTATTTTTTCAGGCCCCTTGAAGCTTGTGATCGTGTATCCGCTTTCTGTCATCATTTGTCTGATCTGATCAGTCAGATCCATCCATTCCCTCATTCTTTTAAACGAGATGAAATGGCGGACGCAGAATTTTCTCAGCTTTGAAGAGTTTCTTGTTTTTTCAAGGGCTTCCTGGCATTTATTCCATATGTTGAGAATAGAGACAAAATCTGAAAAATTATCCTTAAAAACAGCCTGGGCAGCG
This window contains:
- a CDS encoding flagellar brake domain-containing protein — its product is MDDIDRIKNLSMEANVQVNIELGTKLLLELEDVNIPINSLFVGLKANEYFIASQPSNYSMIKHKLFPGNPMVIKYLHNGTVYAFPTKIIDIIDKPVQMVLFVYPKFLQSQTIRSYRRNDCLIPAKVIVSSIERHGIIKDLSEEGCGCSFKYQLNSKVKLRTGSTITLYCQFPGREGDVELTGSIQNLRKEGSSEIVGLRFENLSEQSSAIIYDYLVFLSAQQA
- the hrpA gene encoding ATP-dependent RNA helicase HrpA; protein product: MIESGIAKKIIDRAESRLNRIISKDRIRIKKEINFLRRSLNNIKDGILPAAISGRIHGLEKAIERATQIKNARRSKAPSPTFDLSLPINERKDEIISAIKNNQVIIISGETGSGKTTQIPKLCLSAGRGIDGKIACTQPRRIAAVSVAERISEELGEECGKSCGYKVRFRDETSRDGYIKVMTDGLLLAETRSDGLLSEYDTIIVDEAHERSLNIDFILGILKRLLKKRRDLKLVITSATIDTEKFSKAFWDAPIIEVSGRTFPVETIYMPPPETENEEDAPSQVEMAVKAVDRIQSESAYGDILIFMPTEQDIMETINLLSGRNYKSAALMPLYARMPASEQSKVFKRAEARKIIVSTNVAETSLTIPGIKYVIDSGVARIAQYMPRTRATALPVSPISRSSANQRKGRCGRVEDGICIRLFSEDDFDSRPLYTLPEISRSNLAEVLLRMIALNLGKAEEFPFIDPPNPRAIKDGYEILIELDAVKRDPEKDEYVLTEKGSTMANLPLDPRFSRMLMEADKLGCLEEMVILVSALTVTDPRERPQEKAKEADAAQAVFKDNFSDFVSILNIWNKCQEALEKTRNSSKLRKFCVRHFISFKRMREWMDLTDQIRQMMTESGYTITSFKGPEKIAKTEKFSPLYTALHKAILSGTISNIAQKKEKNFYRSARGKEVMIFPGSGVFGKGGDWITSAELVETSKLYSRCVANVDASWIMEIGSHLCKTETFEPHWNKERGEVTAYEKITLYGLVLEARRRINYARINPSEASEIFLRSCLVQEEIATPFPFMEHNRDLIDSIRNMEDKLRRRDILAGEEAIYKYYKDSLQELGLPIFDTRTLSKIIRQKGNDFLKITKEKLIRYWPEDEVATAYPDSIEISGVPLKCEYRFSPGSDDDGVTIKIPSTVAHRINADRIDWLVPGLLEERILHILKNLSKDYRVKLSPLSKAAEIIAAEIDTEGSFFARLGEFIYKKFGINIPTEAWSESNIPDHLNMRIVIESEGEEAASGRGKKVLIEAPIPGEDSDFFSKARKKYEKDDIIEWSFDELPDFIIIGEKNGIKEYAYPALCIEEENIALRLFKTSNDAVFEHKAGVSALFSRIFSKELKNLKKDMRISRQDIESSRYFCGAAKIENLVIEALTKKLFEKNIRKRDEFEAIAEKSAQNLFAESRIIVEKAMSVINAYSDASTKLAQMAQKNSNRALFLEFIEERRREIARIVPERFLTIYDDSTMENLTRLLRSCILRSERAATSLEKDRQKGAQVAVFEKKLDEVISSLTSSASPEKRRLVEDFVWLLEEFKISVFTPEIGTKFKISAKKLEESIGAINRTL